The following proteins are co-located in the Microvirga ossetica genome:
- the ppa gene encoding inorganic diphosphatase has translation MRLDAIKIGKNPPDDVNVVIEVPLGGEPIKYEMDKESGALVVDRFLYTSMRYPGNYGFIPHTLSGDGDPCDVLVANTRAIAPGAIMNVRPVGVLVMEDDGGQDEKIIAVPSSKLTQRYDRVANYTDLPEITIKQIEHFFEHYKDLEPGKWAKIIHWGDAEEARRLILEAVERAKAAK, from the coding sequence ATGCGCCTTGATGCGATCAAGATTGGAAAGAACCCGCCGGACGACGTGAACGTCGTCATCGAAGTGCCCCTCGGCGGCGAGCCCATCAAGTACGAGATGGACAAGGAATCCGGCGCGCTCGTCGTCGACCGCTTCCTCTACACCTCCATGCGGTATCCCGGGAATTACGGCTTCATCCCGCACACCCTGTCGGGCGACGGCGACCCCTGCGACGTGCTGGTCGCCAACACCCGCGCCATCGCGCCGGGCGCCATCATGAACGTGCGCCCCGTCGGCGTTCTCGTGATGGAGGACGACGGCGGCCAGGACGAGAAGATCATCGCCGTGCCGTCGAGCAAGCTGACCCAGCGCTACGACCGGGTGGCGAACTACACCGACCTGCCCGAGATCACGATCAAGCAGATCGAGCATTTCTTCGAGCACTACAAGGATCTCGAGCCCGGCAAATGGGCCAAGATCATCCATTGGGGCGATGCCGAGGAGGCCCGCCGGCTGATCCTCGAAGCCGTTGAGCGCGCGAAGGCCGCGAAGTAG
- a CDS encoding calcium-binding protein: MAQYRFDPIWNTYFLEEAENFSLVDGQDHTDPNAGVTGNAFDNTIIGNDADNRLDGGEGADTLEGGAGNDAYAVDNPGDVVIEAEDGGSGDSVTAYISYTLPDHVEVLILQGFENIRGTGNGLANTLLGSDGGSNLLEGLGGNDRLFGFDGDDTLDGGEGADELWGWSGNDTFIVDDPGDVVSEDENRGEDLVIASIGYTLSNHVEHLRLVGSQGLAGIGNGLDNRITGDGGSDTLEGRDGNDTLDGGAGIDVLRGGAGDDLYRVDNTDDVVEEEDDGGIDSVETSVSYALAAFVENLVASGNAAIALTGNALANTLTGNAAENVLDGGAGADTLIGGDGDDTYIVDDADKIVEVAEGGIDTVRSATSYVLGDHLERLIATGLAAITLTGNGLDNTLIGNTAANTLDGGAGADHLHGGAGDDFYIIDEADNITELAGEGIDTVLTGSSYGLGDHLENLVAAGTAPSDLTGNGLDNSLTGNGAANVLDGAAGADTMIGGAGDDTYLFDGSDTIIEQAGEGIDTVMTTASYTLADHLENLTALGSAAISLIGNAADNLILGNAAANTLDGSAGTDTLSGGGGDDMYVVDDADTIIELAGGGTDTVYSAFSHTLGDHLERLIATGLAAVTLTGNGLDNTLIGNTAANTLDGAAGADHLQGGARDDFYVIDANDSITELAEEGTDTVLTRASFVLAANLENLVAAGTASIDLTGNGLSNRLTGNTAANVLDGRAGADTMIDGAGDDTYVVDGADTIIEQANEGIDTVVTAASYMLGAHLENLKAAGAAAVSLTGNAGDNLIQANAAANTLDGGAGADTLSGGGGDDTYIVDGVDTIVELAGGGTDTVHSAFSHALGNALQNLTATGSAAISLTGNALDNRLTGNAAANVIDGGSGSDIMDGGAGDDILIVDNAGDGVSGGSGTDTVRTSIDFTLGADVENLTAAAGIAALSLKGNAFGNSITGNGGANRIAGGLGNDQLGGGMGKDVFVFDTKPHKSTNVDRILDFSVKDDSVWLENKIFKKLGTKGSEKKPAKLAKDFFALDKAKDANDHLIYNKKTGKLFYDADGSGKAKAVEIATLSKKLKMTEKDFFVI; encoded by the coding sequence ATGGCCCAATACCGATTCGATCCGATCTGGAATACCTACTTCCTCGAGGAAGCCGAGAATTTCTCTCTGGTCGACGGCCAGGATCATACCGATCCGAATGCCGGCGTGACCGGCAATGCCTTCGACAACACCATCATCGGCAACGATGCGGATAACCGGCTCGATGGCGGGGAGGGCGCGGACACCCTGGAAGGTGGCGCGGGCAACGACGCCTATGCCGTCGACAATCCCGGTGACGTGGTGATCGAGGCTGAGGACGGCGGCAGCGGCGATTCCGTCACAGCCTACATCTCCTATACTCTCCCCGATCACGTCGAAGTTCTCATTCTCCAGGGATTTGAGAATATCCGCGGCACCGGCAACGGCCTCGCCAACACGCTCCTGGGCAGCGACGGCGGCAGCAACCTGCTCGAAGGCCTGGGCGGGAACGACCGACTGTTCGGGTTCGACGGGGACGACACCCTCGACGGCGGCGAAGGGGCCGACGAGCTCTGGGGCTGGTCGGGCAACGACACCTTCATCGTCGACGATCCCGGCGACGTCGTCAGCGAGGACGAGAACCGCGGCGAGGACCTGGTCATCGCTTCGATCGGCTACACCCTGAGCAACCATGTGGAGCATCTCCGTCTCGTCGGAAGCCAGGGCCTCGCCGGGATCGGGAACGGTCTCGACAACCGCATCACTGGCGACGGCGGCAGCGACACCCTGGAAGGCCGCGACGGCAACGACACGCTCGACGGCGGAGCAGGCATCGATGTGCTGCGCGGCGGCGCAGGGGACGACCTCTATCGGGTCGACAACACGGACGATGTCGTCGAGGAGGAGGATGACGGCGGGATCGACAGTGTCGAGACCTCCGTCAGCTATGCCCTCGCGGCCTTCGTCGAGAACCTCGTCGCGTCGGGGAACGCGGCCATTGCCCTGACCGGCAACGCCCTCGCCAACACGCTCACCGGCAATGCCGCCGAAAACGTGCTCGACGGCGGCGCCGGCGCCGATACCCTGATCGGCGGCGATGGCGACGATACCTACATCGTCGACGATGCGGACAAGATCGTGGAAGTGGCAGAGGGCGGGATCGACACCGTCCGCAGCGCAACGAGCTATGTTCTCGGCGACCACCTCGAAAGACTGATCGCAACGGGTCTCGCGGCGATCACCCTGACCGGCAACGGGCTCGACAACACCCTCATCGGCAACACCGCAGCGAACACGCTCGATGGCGGTGCGGGCGCCGATCATCTGCACGGAGGCGCAGGAGACGATTTCTATATCATTGACGAGGCCGACAACATCACCGAGCTCGCGGGAGAAGGCATCGACACCGTTCTCACCGGCTCGTCCTATGGTCTGGGAGACCATCTCGAAAACCTGGTCGCCGCCGGCACGGCCCCGAGCGACCTGACGGGCAACGGCCTGGACAACAGTCTTACCGGCAATGGTGCAGCCAATGTGCTCGATGGCGCCGCCGGCGCGGACACGATGATCGGTGGAGCGGGCGACGACACTTATCTATTCGATGGCAGCGATACCATCATCGAGCAGGCCGGCGAAGGCATCGACACGGTCATGACGACCGCGTCCTACACGCTGGCCGATCACCTGGAGAACCTGACGGCGCTCGGATCGGCGGCGATCAGCCTGATCGGCAACGCAGCCGACAATCTGATTCTGGGCAATGCCGCCGCCAACACGCTCGACGGCAGCGCCGGTACGGACACCTTGTCCGGTGGAGGCGGTGACGACATGTATGTCGTCGACGACGCCGACACGATCATCGAACTTGCCGGCGGCGGAACGGATACGGTCTACAGCGCATTCAGCCACACGCTCGGCGATCACTTGGAGAGGTTGATCGCAACGGGTCTCGCGGCGGTCACCCTGACCGGCAACGGGCTTGACAACACCCTCATCGGCAACACCGCTGCCAACACGCTCGATGGCGCAGCGGGCGCCGATCATCTGCAGGGCGGTGCGAGAGACGATTTTTACGTCATCGATGCGAACGACAGCATCACCGAGCTTGCGGAAGAAGGCACGGACACGGTTCTCACTCGCGCGTCCTTTGTTCTCGCAGCAAATCTCGAAAACCTTGTCGCCGCGGGAACGGCTTCGATCGACCTGACGGGCAACGGGTTGAGCAACAGGTTGACCGGCAACACCGCGGCAAACGTGCTCGACGGCCGTGCCGGTGCTGACACGATGATCGATGGAGCGGGCGACGACACCTATGTGGTCGACGGCGCCGATACGATCATCGAACAGGCGAATGAAGGCATCGACACAGTTGTGACGGCCGCGTCCTACATGCTCGGTGCCCATCTGGAGAATTTGAAAGCGGCCGGAGCCGCGGCGGTCTCGCTCACCGGCAATGCAGGCGACAACCTCATCCAGGCCAATGCGGCGGCCAACACGCTCGACGGCGGTGCGGGTGCGGACACCTTGTCCGGCGGGGGTGGCGATGACACGTATATCGTCGACGGTGTGGATACGATCGTCGAACTCGCCGGCGGCGGGACGGATACGGTTCACAGCGCGTTCAGCCATGCGCTCGGCAACGCGCTGCAGAACCTGACCGCTACCGGATCCGCAGCGATCTCGCTGACCGGAAATGCGTTGGACAACAGGCTCACCGGCAATGCTGCCGCCAATGTCATCGATGGCGGTTCCGGTTCCGATATCATGGATGGCGGTGCGGGCGACGACATCCTCATCGTCGACAATGCCGGTGATGGCGTGAGCGGCGGCAGCGGCACCGATACGGTTCGGACGTCCATCGACTTCACCCTCGGCGCGGACGTGGAAAACCTCACCGCGGCCGCGGGGATCGCAGCCCTGTCGCTGAAAGGCAACGCGTTCGGCAACAGCATCACCGGCAATGGCGGCGCCAACAGGATCGCCGGCGGCCTGGGCAACGATCAGCTCGGCGGCGGCATGGGCAAGGACGTGTTCGTGTTCGACACCAAGCCGCACAAGAGCACGAACGTAGACAGGATCCTCGACTTCAGCGTCAAGGACGACTCGGTCTGGCTCGAGAACAAGATCTTCAAGAAGCTCGGGACGAAAGGGAGCGAGAAGAAGCCTGCAAAGCTCGCCAAGGATTTCTTCGCTCTCGACAAGGCCAAGGATGCGAACGATCACCTGATCTACAATAAGAAAACCGGCAAGCTCTTCTACGATGCGGACGGTTCGGGCAAAGCCAAGGCGGTGGAAATCGCCACCCTCTCGAAGAAGCTCAAGATGACCGAAAAGGATTTCTTCGTCATCTGA
- the ccmB gene encoding heme exporter protein CcmB, with amino-acid sequence MIRSFNALLIRDLKLAARVGGSGVMGLIFFLMIVTLIPFALGPDLNLLSRIGPAILWIAALLATLIGLDRLFQADQEDGSLDLLRLSHAPLEIVVLAKVLAYWLVTGLPLAIAAPFLGLLVALSPEGMLAMVATLLVGTPALTFIGAVGAALTSSLRRGGLILAILVLPFMIPTLIFGVSAANAALGGTIPFMTPFLVLVALSLIAAVVGTVGAAAALRSGE; translated from the coding sequence ATGATCCGCTCCTTCAACGCCCTCCTGATCCGCGACCTGAAGCTTGCCGCCCGTGTCGGCGGCTCGGGCGTCATGGGCCTCATCTTCTTCCTGATGATCGTGACGCTCATCCCCTTCGCGCTCGGGCCCGATCTGAATCTTCTCTCACGCATCGGTCCGGCGATCCTGTGGATCGCGGCCCTGCTCGCAACCCTGATCGGCCTCGACCGGCTGTTCCAGGCCGATCAGGAGGACGGCTCCCTCGACCTGCTGCGTCTCTCGCATGCGCCGCTGGAGATCGTGGTGCTGGCGAAGGTGTTGGCCTATTGGCTCGTGACGGGGCTGCCGCTCGCCATCGCCGCGCCGTTCCTCGGCCTGCTCGTCGCTCTTTCCCCGGAAGGCATGCTCGCCATGGTGGCGACACTTCTGGTCGGCACGCCGGCGCTCACCTTCATCGGCGCAGTCGGTGCGGCGCTGACCTCGTCGCTGCGGCGCGGCGGGCTGATCCTGGCGATCCTGGTCCTGCCCTTCATGATCCCGACCTTGATCTTCGGGGTCTCGGCCGCCAATGCGGCGCTCGGCGGCACGATCCCGTTCATGACGCCCTTCCTGGTGCTCGTCGCCCTGTCACTGATCGCGGCCGTGGTCGGCACGGTGGGCGCGGCCGCCGCCCTGCGGTCGGGGGAGTAG
- a CDS encoding GNAT family N-acetyltransferase codes for MSDLLVSIRHAKSDDADALSKVFEEAWREAYLGIIPGLTLDKMISRRSRRWWRSTVSRGRPLVVLDMGQGAVGYASYGRCRDRSLPANGEIDELYLLPEYQGIGLGRRLFKAVRNDLRHRELERIAIWALEENERACAFYEGMGGQRIARVDERIGGAPLSKVAYLFR; via the coding sequence ATGAGCGACCTTCTTGTCAGTATCCGCCATGCGAAGTCCGACGACGCTGATGCGCTGTCGAAGGTCTTCGAGGAGGCCTGGCGGGAGGCCTATCTCGGGATCATCCCCGGGTTGACCCTGGACAAGATGATCTCCCGGCGAAGCCGGCGCTGGTGGCGCTCCACCGTGTCCCGCGGACGGCCGCTCGTGGTGCTCGACATGGGCCAGGGGGCGGTCGGCTATGCGTCCTACGGACGCTGCCGTGACCGGTCGCTGCCGGCGAACGGGGAGATCGACGAGCTCTACCTGCTGCCGGAATACCAGGGCATCGGCCTGGGGCGGCGCCTGTTCAAGGCCGTGCGCAACGATCTCCGTCACCGGGAGCTGGAGCGGATCGCGATCTGGGCGCTCGAGGAGAACGAGCGCGCCTGCGCCTTCTACGAGGGCATGGGCGGGCAACGGATCGCCCGCGTCGACGAGCGCATCGGCGGAGCGCCCCTGTCCAAGGTCGCCTATCTCTTCCGCTGA
- the acnA gene encoding aconitate hydratase AcnA, with amino-acid sequence MTLNNSFNARQTLQVGDKSYTYYSLVEAEKNGLKGASKLPFSMKVLLENLLRYEDGRTVTKADIEAVAAWLDNKGKDEKEIAYRPARVLMQDFTGVPAVVDLAAMRDAMKNLGGDPRKINPLVPVDLVIDHSVIVDEFGTPKAFDRNVELEYQRNGERYRFLKWGQTAFENFSVVPPGTGICHQVNLEFLSQTVWTRKDTATGEETAYPDTLVGTDSHTTMVNGLAVLGWGVGGIEAEAAMLGQPVSMLIPEVIGFKLTGRLKEGVTATDLVLTVTQMLRKKGVVGKFVEFYGPGLTDMTVADRSTIGNMAPEYGATCGFFPIDDKTIAYLRTTSRTDERVALVEAYAKAQGMWLSPDMADPVFTDTLELDLGDVVPSLAGPKRPQDRVTLDTAKPEFLGAMEKEFRKAGEIGKRVKVDDANYDLGHGDVVIAAITSCTNTSNPSVMIGAGLLARNAVKKGLTSKPWVKTSLAPGSQIVEEYFRKAGLQGDLDALGFNLVGFGCTTCIGNSGPLPENISKAINDNDLVAVSVLSGNRNFEGRVNPDVRANYLASPPLVVAYALAGSMLVDLVNDPLGLGSDGKPVYLKDIWPSSVEVQEFIDRTITSELFKTRYADVFSGDANWKKVTFEPGLTYTWPPGSTYVQNPPYFEGMTKDPKPVTDIVNARILGLFQDSITTDHISPAGNIRAASPAGKYLQEHQVAVADFNQYGTRRGNHEIMMRGTFANIRIKNQMVKDESGHVVEGGYTIHHPSGERMFIYDAAMRYKDEGVPLIVLAGKEYGTGSSRDWAAKGTVLLGVRAVIAESFERIHRSNLVGMGVAPFVFEQGTSWETLGLKGDETITIKGLAGEIKPRQRMEMEVTSADGSVRLVPVHCRIDTLEEVEYFRNGGILHYVLRQLAA; translated from the coding sequence GTGACGCTCAACAACAGCTTCAATGCCCGCCAGACCCTTCAGGTCGGTGACAAGTCCTATACCTATTACTCCCTCGTCGAGGCCGAGAAGAACGGCCTGAAAGGCGCCTCGAAGCTGCCCTTCTCCATGAAGGTGCTGCTCGAGAACCTTCTGCGCTACGAGGACGGCCGCACGGTCACCAAGGCCGATATCGAGGCCGTGGCCGCCTGGCTCGACAACAAGGGCAAGGACGAGAAGGAAATCGCCTACCGCCCCGCCCGCGTCCTGATGCAGGACTTCACCGGCGTTCCGGCGGTGGTGGATCTCGCCGCCATGCGCGACGCCATGAAGAACCTCGGCGGCGACCCGCGCAAGATCAACCCGCTCGTGCCCGTCGATCTCGTCATCGACCATTCGGTGATCGTCGACGAGTTCGGGACGCCGAAGGCCTTCGACCGCAACGTGGAGCTGGAATACCAGCGCAACGGCGAGCGCTACCGCTTCCTCAAGTGGGGCCAGACCGCCTTCGAGAACTTCTCCGTCGTACCCCCGGGCACCGGCATCTGCCACCAGGTCAACCTGGAATTCCTGTCCCAGACCGTCTGGACCCGCAAGGACACCGCGACCGGCGAGGAGACCGCCTATCCGGACACCCTCGTCGGCACCGATTCGCACACCACCATGGTCAACGGCCTCGCCGTCCTCGGCTGGGGCGTGGGCGGCATCGAGGCGGAGGCCGCCATGCTCGGCCAGCCGGTCTCCATGCTCATTCCGGAAGTCATCGGCTTCAAGCTCACCGGCAGGCTGAAGGAAGGCGTGACCGCGACCGACCTGGTGCTCACCGTCACCCAGATGCTGCGCAAGAAGGGCGTGGTCGGCAAGTTCGTGGAATTCTACGGCCCCGGCCTCACCGACATGACGGTCGCCGACCGCTCGACCATCGGCAACATGGCACCCGAATACGGCGCCACCTGCGGCTTCTTCCCGATCGACGACAAGACCATCGCTTACCTGCGCACCACGAGCCGCACCGACGAGCGCGTCGCTCTCGTCGAGGCCTATGCCAAGGCGCAAGGGATGTGGCTTTCCCCCGACATGGCGGACCCGGTCTTCACCGACACTCTCGAGCTCGATCTCGGCGACGTGGTTCCCTCCCTTGCCGGCCCGAAGCGCCCGCAGGACCGCGTGACCCTCGACACCGCCAAGCCCGAGTTCCTCGGCGCGATGGAGAAGGAGTTCCGCAAGGCCGGCGAGATCGGCAAGCGCGTGAAGGTGGACGACGCCAATTACGATCTCGGCCACGGCGACGTGGTGATCGCGGCGATCACGTCGTGCACCAACACGTCGAACCCGAGCGTGATGATCGGCGCCGGCCTTCTCGCCCGCAACGCGGTGAAGAAGGGCCTGACCTCCAAGCCGTGGGTGAAGACCTCGCTCGCGCCCGGATCGCAGATCGTCGAGGAATATTTCAGGAAGGCCGGCCTCCAGGGCGACCTCGATGCGCTCGGCTTCAACCTCGTCGGCTTCGGCTGCACCACCTGCATCGGCAATTCGGGCCCGCTGCCGGAAAACATCTCGAAGGCGATCAACGACAACGACCTCGTCGCCGTGTCGGTGCTCTCGGGCAACCGCAACTTCGAGGGCCGCGTGAACCCCGACGTGCGCGCCAACTACCTCGCCTCGCCGCCGCTTGTGGTGGCCTATGCGCTCGCCGGCTCCATGCTGGTGGATCTCGTCAACGATCCGCTTGGGCTAGGCTCGGACGGAAAGCCGGTCTATCTCAAGGACATCTGGCCCTCCTCCGTGGAAGTGCAGGAGTTCATCGACCGCACGATCACAAGCGAGCTGTTCAAGACCCGCTACGCCGACGTGTTCTCGGGCGATGCCAACTGGAAGAAGGTCACCTTCGAGCCCGGCCTCACCTATACCTGGCCGCCCGGCTCGACCTATGTGCAGAACCCGCCCTATTTCGAGGGCATGACCAAGGATCCCAAACCCGTCACGGATATCGTGAACGCGCGCATCCTCGGCCTCTTCCAGGACTCGATCACCACCGACCACATCTCGCCTGCGGGCAACATCCGGGCGGCCTCGCCGGCCGGCAAGTATCTGCAGGAGCACCAGGTCGCGGTCGCCGACTTCAACCAGTACGGCACGCGGCGCGGCAACCATGAAATCATGATGCGCGGCACTTTCGCCAATATCCGCATCAAGAACCAAATGGTGAAGGACGAGAGCGGCCACGTGGTCGAGGGCGGCTACACGATCCATCATCCCTCGGGCGAGCGGATGTTCATCTACGATGCCGCCATGCGCTACAAGGACGAGGGCGTTCCGCTCATCGTTCTCGCGGGCAAGGAATACGGCACCGGCTCGTCCCGCGACTGGGCGGCCAAGGGCACGGTCCTGCTCGGCGTGCGCGCCGTGATCGCCGAGAGCTTCGAGCGCATCCACCGCTCGAACCTGGTCGGCATGGGCGTTGCGCCCTTCGTGTTCGAGCAGGGCACCTCGTGGGAGACTCTCGGCCTGAAGGGCGACGAGACCATCACCATCAAGGGCCTCGCCGGCGAGATCAAGCCGCGCCAGCGCATGGAGATGGAAGTCACCTCCGCCGACGGCTCGGTGCGGCTCGTGCCGGTCCATTGCCGCATCGATACGCTCGAGGAAGTCGAATACTTCCGCAACGGCGGCATCCTGCACTACGTCCTGCGCCAGCTTGCGGCGTAA
- a CDS encoding calcium-binding protein, whose translation MLNVDNPDGGSAVLIATNTGHILISKGRTITNGYDILQLMGHLGTVTNEGTLRTTSGDGAAIRFAVSAADHTVNNMGTIDAGGAGILFMQGGAHIVDNVGTITAGGLVISGNVDSDRVINAGTLRTTSAAPDAVLMDLGDGHDFYNGLMGRALGGTIKLGSGNDTAYGGVEAEIFAGGEGNDSIDGGAGNDTVNYSDATGGVSVDLSRTTSQAINGGQGSDTLIDIENVIGSAHNDTLVGSTGNNTLNGGGGTDTVRYTGSSAAKVDLRIQIAQPTGGYGSDMLIGITNLEGGSGADRFIGNEAHNRLVGGSGSDTLIGGGGNDTLDGGSGEDMAEFSGGRAEYKIVHNADGTVTVEHLLGNSENGTDTLKDIRLVKFADQTIALTNRAATNISLSSTSVSESTAVGASVADLYSSDPDADDLFYTLVSNAGGFFGLNSSNEIVLARALDYETAAEHAITVKVQDAYGGEFTKSFTITIRNVVETNPLVRTGTAKAETVTGESGNDRLFGLSGNDQLSGQIGNDTLTGGTGNDTLFGGDGKDVFVFDQKPAASNRDAVADFLPVDDVVHLSKKVFSKLSKGTLSSKAFLIGDHFKDKDDRVLYLKKAGALFYDPDGSGSAKAIQFASIGKNLKITHKDFFVI comes from the coding sequence GTGCTCAACGTCGACAATCCGGACGGCGGTTCAGCTGTTCTTATAGCCACCAACACGGGTCACATCCTGATCAGCAAAGGCAGGACCATCACAAACGGATACGACATCCTGCAATTGATGGGCCATCTGGGCACGGTCACCAACGAAGGCACGCTCCGGACCACGAGTGGCGACGGTGCGGCGATCCGCTTCGCGGTGTCAGCTGCGGACCACACAGTCAACAATATGGGGACGATCGATGCCGGAGGTGCGGGCATCCTCTTCATGCAAGGGGGCGCCCACATCGTCGATAATGTGGGAACGATCACGGCCGGAGGCCTGGTCATCTCGGGCAATGTCGACAGCGACCGGGTCATCAATGCCGGCACGCTGCGGACGACGTCCGCTGCGCCCGATGCCGTCCTCATGGATCTGGGCGACGGACACGACTTCTATAACGGCCTCATGGGGCGGGCGCTCGGCGGCACCATCAAGCTCGGGAGCGGCAACGACACCGCCTATGGCGGAGTGGAAGCCGAGATCTTCGCCGGCGGCGAGGGTAACGATTCCATCGACGGCGGTGCCGGAAACGACACGGTCAATTATTCCGACGCGACTGGCGGCGTGAGCGTCGATCTCAGCCGGACCACGTCGCAGGCGATCAACGGCGGGCAGGGCAGCGATACTCTCATCGACATCGAGAACGTGATCGGCAGCGCCCATAACGACACGCTCGTCGGCAGCACAGGCAACAATACCCTTAACGGGGGTGGTGGAACCGACACGGTCCGATATACCGGCTCCTCCGCAGCCAAGGTCGATCTCAGGATTCAAATTGCCCAGCCTACCGGTGGCTATGGCTCCGATATGCTGATCGGAATTACGAATCTGGAAGGCGGTTCCGGCGCAGATCGCTTCATCGGCAATGAGGCTCACAACAGGCTCGTCGGCGGCAGCGGCAGCGACACGCTTATCGGCGGAGGCGGCAACGACACGCTCGATGGCGGTTCCGGCGAGGATATGGCCGAGTTCTCGGGCGGCCGCGCGGAATACAAGATTGTGCACAACGCGGACGGGACCGTGACCGTCGAGCATCTGTTGGGAAATTCGGAAAACGGAACCGACACGCTCAAGGACATCCGCCTGGTCAAGTTTGCGGACCAAACCATCGCCCTGACCAATCGCGCCGCGACCAACATCTCCCTGTCGAGCACGAGCGTCTCCGAGAGCACGGCGGTGGGCGCCAGCGTGGCCGATCTTTACAGCAGCGATCCCGACGCCGACGATTTGTTCTATACCCTCGTGTCGAATGCGGGCGGGTTCTTCGGCCTGAACAGCAGCAACGAAATCGTGCTCGCGAGAGCACTCGACTACGAGACCGCCGCCGAGCACGCGATCACCGTCAAGGTGCAGGACGCCTATGGTGGCGAGTTCACCAAATCCTTCACCATCACAATCCGCAACGTGGTCGAGACGAATCCTCTGGTGCGCACCGGGACGGCGAAGGCCGAGACTGTGACGGGCGAATCCGGAAACGACCGGCTGTTCGGCCTCAGTGGCAACGATCAGCTCTCCGGCCAGATCGGCAACGATACGCTTACCGGAGGAACCGGCAACGACACGCTCTTTGGCGGCGACGGGAAGGACGTCTTCGTGTTCGATCAAAAGCCCGCGGCCTCGAACCGCGACGCCGTCGCGGATTTCCTCCCGGTCGACGATGTCGTTCACCTGTCGAAGAAAGTCTTTTCCAAGCTCTCCAAGGGCACGCTGTCGAGCAAGGCCTTCCTGATCGGCGATCACTTCAAGGACAAGGACGACCGGGTCCTGTACCTCAAGAAAGCCGGTGCCCTGTTCTACGATCCGGACGGATCGGGATCCGCCAAGGCGATCCAGTTCGCGAGCATCGGCAAGAACCTGAAGATCACGCACAAGGATTTCTTCGTGATCTGA